Below is a genomic region from Treponema sp. OMZ 798.
TTACTTAAGACTTCTAGGATTTAATGCTTCAAAAGTCGTCCCTACAGCCGAAGACAATAGAGTTAAATCATACGGGGTATACCCCTTTATAAAAGTTATATAAGGAGATTAAACAAAATGACAAATGAACAAGTAATTGAAGCCGTTAATCGGCTTACTGAAACTTACAATGAAGTTAAGGCAGGCTTGGGTGAAGTTAAAAAACAAGCGGCTTTGTTACAACCGCTTTATAAAAACGGACAAATAATTTGGGACGGAAAAGAAGACTTCCAGATGACAGACTCGCCGATTACCAACTTAATTGGAGTCGGAACAGGGGCTGTTTCAAAATATGGGAAATGGTATGCCCAATACATGATTAAATTAACGGGGCATACCGTCATCTCAAATTGTGAAACTCAAACGCCTGTGAATTATATTGTCATTAAAATAAAACTACCCGAAAACAAAGACGGTACATTTTTTATAAAATATACAAACGCCGACAACTGGGCACATGGAATTACTACAGCATGGATATGCAACGTTGACAAAAGTATTAACAAACTTTTAGGATCACAGGTCGCAGATAAACATGCCGATTATGCTAAAAGCGTTGTTTTTAATCCTAAAAACCAAGACGCATGGGATTCAAGATATTATCAATGGATAGGGTTTAATTATAACAAAGAAGATATAATCAAAGATGATGAAGGCTATTCTTACATAGCCCTTTCCGGCTCTGTCGCAACTTGGAACATCGGGGGCTGGGCTGTCGCCGAAAGAAACACGGACTTTTTATGGACGCCTGCAAGAATTTTTGATTTAGAATTCTATAATCCGGCAAGCAAGAGCACTCACAATTCACTATTGGCAAGTCTTACCCTGTCTTATTTTGCTGCGAATAAAAAACATACAAATGTAAGAATTCCCTATTCAAAGACAGGAAATTTAATAATAGGCATTTTGTGTTGGGCCGACCATTATACCCCGAATCCCAGCTTTACGGGATTCAAAACAAACGCCGAGTTTAATTTTGATAAAATTGTTTGCGGTAATTTTGCAAAAATAAAACAAAACTTACCCAACTATCAATGGGGCTTCGTCCATGTTCCTGAAAATGAAGTCCTTCAAAACACGGTAGAGATTAACGGCCTTAAACTTTTGCAATTTAACATCGACATTCCGGAAAACGAAAGACATTTTTATTTTGCCGGAATGTTTACGGAAAGCGAGGTGTAATCTATGGAGTCTATCAATTATGCAGGCGGAGCGAACATGACATTACCCGCCGATGCTCAATTTGTTCAAGGAGTATCGGGTAATGCTCTTTATTTACCGGCAGGGGCTGGAACTGTACCGATTGACGGGAACAGAAACGAACTAACAATCTCTCTTTGGAGGCAATGGGATGGAGTGGTAGACTCAGCGGAGTATAGAGGCATTTTTGCAACGGCAAATATTAAGGTTTACTTTGACCAAGGAACAGACCTTTTAACCGTTGAGCTTGAAGATACTAAAACAGTAACCGACATCAAAGACGACCAAGAGCAAACGCACTGGTGCTTCTTGTTTGCAAAAAACAGTTTTTTCAAAATCTACAAAAACGCCGAATTAAGAGCGGAACTTACCGCAGGGAACGACCCCGTGGATTTTTCCGAAGGGCTAAAGCTCGGAGGAGGAAGAACTCACGCTACTTTTGACGAGTTTAGATTTTATAAGAAAGTATTAAACAGCAACGAAATAAACGGGCTATATCGACTTGTAACAAAAGGCACACAGGTACAGCAGCTTGAAAACATCATTGCAAACAATACGCCTAGATACTTAGGTGTTGTGGAAACAGTACCTTCTACACGGACGGCCATTATTACCAAAGGCGAAAAGCTCGGAGCTGTAGACGCTAACGGCGGCGATTGGGTGTTATCGGGGCAAACAATAGGCGGCTGGAAGGTCGGGGTGTGCTATAGGTGGTCGGGTGCACAGTGGGTAAACCTAGAGCCGGAAGTAAACTATGCAAAAGAGTATCAAGCTTGCTTAGTGCATATGTTCCAGATTGAGGAGCTAAAACATCAGACGGGGCACTTCGGGGCGTTGTTTGCTAAAGTACTCGTCGCTCAAAAAGCGATGATTGATGAGCTTTTAGTCAATCAGGCGTTTATTAAAAATCTTGTGGTTCAAAAATTAAAAATTGATACAGACGATACAACTAATCAGGATTTTGAAGCGTGGTTTGATGAGCTGAATGGGTTGAAGATTAGGAATAAGGGAGAAGAGATTTTTAAGATTGATACGAATGGGGATATATATATAAAGGGGGCTACTGTTACAGCAAATAAATTAATTGCACCTACACTAACAGAAGATCCTCAAAATGCCGTGTTTGGCGAAATATGGTTTAGAAAAGGAATATAATATGGATTTTCCCTTAACTGAATTTTCAAGGAATGTTATAAAATTTGGAAATATTGCAAAAATAAACACAAGAGGATATATTACAGGTGATACTGAATGTTTAAAAGATGAAAATATAAATTCTTCATGCAATTATGCGGTATGGAGCCCGGCTCCATCTGAACCTGTTTTTAGAATCTCTTTTGATAATGAATTTATTATGTATGGATTAGGTTTAACAATAGAAATGACTTGTAATGAAAATATTCCTGCATATGGAGCTATTTCATACACTACAGTATCAGCATCAAATGAGATACATGGGCCTTTTAGACTGGGTTCTGTATTTCCAAGAGATAGTAAAGGTTCAATATCATCTTATGATGAAAAGAATGTTAAATTTAAAGTCAAAGAACTTATTATAGGAATTTTTGGGTATGGAAGAACTATAGATGCAACCTTTACTTATAATTTTTATGAGTTACTTATTTATGAAAGACCTATAAAAGACAGCGGATTAAGAATAATGGGAAACAATAAAATTTTTAAACCTGCAGAAACAGCATTTCCTTCACCTCTATCATGTTTCCATAATGGAAAAATCAGACATATAATGCTTGTCAAACCTTTTTCACACTTTTCTTCAATTTTTAGAATAAAAACAGATAGCGGTATTTATATGATTTCAAATTTACAAGAATAAAACTTAGAATTGTAATTTTTTCATAAATTCATCATATCTTTATTTAACTTTTATAAAAATTTTATAACTTATGTAACAAAATTTTTTATTTTTGCTAAGATTAGTGTATGGACAAGATTAGCAATATACCGGCTATCGGTTGGGTGGTGATTTTGATAATAGGGCTTATAGTTATTCCTTCTCTTTTTATTTTGCTTTTTAAAAAAGGCGGGAAGATGTCAATTTTGGGACAAACTATAGAAGTTTCCGAGGGCGGGAAAATTCAGACGATAGACAGTATCGGCTTGATGTACCTGATGAAGGATAATTGTGAGAAAATAGAGCTTTTACGAAAAGAACGAATTGAGGATATCCTGCCTGACCTTTCTTATCTTTTAAGTGATATAAGTATTTTAGCCTGTTGTATGTATAGGGCTGAGAGTATTTTAAACAAGAGGCTTTACAAAAACGGGTTTGAAGATTTAACGGTTGATACCGTAAACGTTTATATAAAACAACTTGCCGAAGAATTATTTATCAGACTAAATAAAGAGATTATGAGGTCTAAATCTTGTACGACCAGACCATTAAACGCCGTCAAAAAAGAAAAGATTTATTTTATCGCCCAAGATTTTACAAAAAGAGTTACAAAAATTTACTTAATGGAAGTCAAAAGTAAAGCGGATATGTATTTAAGCTATAAGCCTCTATTTGAAAAAATAGGGGATAAAATCAGGGCCGACTTTTGCCGTGAGAAGATGGAAAAGAAGTTAAGACAAGCCGAAAACTTGCGGGCTGTTTTAGAAAAACTTACAAAAAGGACAATTTAATTTTTAGGAGGAAATATATGACATTAGAAGAATTCGTAAAAGAGTACAAAGGCAAAAAAGTTGATTTTGATAAAAAATACGGCTATCAATGCGTTGACCTTTTTAGGCAGTATTGCAAGGATGTTTTAAACATACCGCAACCTACAGGAGTTAGCGGAGCTAGGGAGCTTTACACCGAATACGAAAAAAAGCCGATTGAGGTTAAGTATTTAGAGAAGCTGCCTTACCCTGCAAATAAGCCTATTGCCGGAGATGTTGTCGTTTTTGATAAAATGCGGGGCAACCCTTACGGCCATGTTGCGATTGTGATCGCTGCAGAAAAAAACTATCTCAAGGTTTTGGAGCAAGACGGGTATGCTCAAACAGGTACTAAATTTGCTTGTTGGAAGTATAACCATGTTTTAGGCTTTTTAAGAAAAAAAGGAGGTGTAAATGAATGAAAAGAAGTTTTTTATTTTTATTGTTTGCATTCTTTTGCTTTTTACCGGCTGCCGGACAGCAAACGGAATATATGATAACAGAGTCGGAGCTTACAAAGCTAGAGACTCTATTGGAGAAGTGGGAGAGCGTCAAACAGATGCTATCATCGCAAATACAGAACTTGGAAACAGAATTAAGCGAGGCTCGGAAATATCAAGAGAGCTTAACAGATCAGTTGACACAAGCGAGGCTATCTTTGAAGAAATCCGAGAAATCCTTAGAAGAATACGAAAAAGAAAGCAAGGATTTGATAGCACAGAAGGAAGAAAAAATCCAGAAAAAACAAACGGAGATTGAGAGGCTAAAAACTAAAAATTACAGGCTAAAAATAGCTCTTGTGATTTTGTCTTGCATTTTAGGGCTTTTAATTTTAGGCGGTATAGGATTTTTTATTTTAAAAATGAAATTAAAATTTTTATAAACTAGGAGGTTTATATGAAAAATAAATTTATGTTTTTTGTGATCATTGGGATGATAATACTTTCAGTATTTATCATCAATTACGGACAAACAACTTTATTAGACTGCATCGGCGCAGTTATCGGTTTAGCGGGGGGTGCCTTGGCGGTATTTGATACCATCAAATACTCCCGGCGTAAGGTTGCACTTATACCGCTATGGATTGGAATTTTAATTTTAATAATTACCGGGTTTATACAGTTCAAGGGCGTGATTGTTCTTGCAGCTTTCGGGTTTGCAAGTCTTGGATTGTATATTTATTTCAGGTTAAAGGAAAAATAAAGTTTTAATGAAAAGGGGCTGCTTAAAATGAAGCAGCCCTTTATTTATGTAAGCATTATGTAAGCAAGTTTTATTTTAATTGTGTAAGTATATATTCAATATATAATTATAAAATCACAGATTAGATAAGCCCTATTGCCGCTAGCTTGTTTCAAAGGCACTCATTTGAGTGCCTTTTTTTATTGTTTATTATCATAATCCTAAAGAGTGTTTTTACATTTCTAAAACCTTTCTATCCTTGAGGCTAAAAAAGCATCTGCAAGCACAAGATAGATCATAGCTTCAATTACAGGAACAATTCGGGGGAAAAGGCAGATGTCGTGATTTCCTCCTACAGAAAGCGTAACTCTATCTCCTCTTTTATTAAAGGTGCCCTGGTTCATTTTTATAGAGGGAACCGGTTTTACGGCAAGTTTAAGATCTATTTGACATCCTTGCTCACCTTTTCTTCCGGCTTCATAATTGGAATTTAAGGGATAATCCATGTTGCAGGAAATACCGCCTAAAATGCCTCCCGAATAGTTTTTTGAAATTTCATTATTTTCACTGCCGGGAATAGAAGCCGAGTAAAAGCCGCCTCCTATTTCTATGCCCTTAACGGAGCCTATCGACATTATGGCTTGGGACAAAACCGCATCAAGCTTACCGAAAACAGGGGAACCCA
It encodes:
- a CDS encoding LamG domain-containing protein, with the translated sequence MESINYAGGANMTLPADAQFVQGVSGNALYLPAGAGTVPIDGNRNELTISLWRQWDGVVDSAEYRGIFATANIKVYFDQGTDLLTVELEDTKTVTDIKDDQEQTHWCFLFAKNSFFKIYKNAELRAELTAGNDPVDFSEGLKLGGGRTHATFDEFRFYKKVLNSNEINGLYRLVTKGTQVQQLENIIANNTPRYLGVVETVPSTRTAIITKGEKLGAVDANGGDWVLSGQTIGGWKVGVCYRWSGAQWVNLEPEVNYAKEYQACLVHMFQIEELKHQTGHFGALFAKVLVAQKAMIDELLVNQAFIKNLVVQKLKIDTDDTTNQDFEAWFDELNGLKIRNKGEEIFKIDTNGDIYIKGATVTANKLIAPTLTEDPQNAVFGEIWFRKGI
- a CDS encoding CHAP domain-containing protein, yielding MTLEEFVKEYKGKKVDFDKKYGYQCVDLFRQYCKDVLNIPQPTGVSGARELYTEYEKKPIEVKYLEKLPYPANKPIAGDVVVFDKMRGNPYGHVAIVIAAEKNYLKVLEQDGYAQTGTKFACWKYNHVLGFLRKKGGVNE